A segment of the Siphonobacter curvatus genome:
AAGCTTCGAAATGGATATACTCTGGACGTATTTTCCCGGGCAGGACCCGGTACAGTTGTTAGAGAAGTATCCCAAGCGCTTCAAGCTCATGCACCTGAAAGATTTACGCAAAGGGGTGAAGGGTAACTTATCCGGCGGTACGCCCGTTGAAAACGACGTGGCTCTCGGGACGGGGCAACTACCATTACCAGCCATTATGAAAGCAGCGAAAAAAACCAGTATTCAACATTATTATATAGAAGACGAAAGTCCGAACATTAAAACCCAGGTACCCCAGACAATCGCGTATTTGAAAACGCTGAAATAAAAAAAGAGCAACTGTTACGACAGTTGCTCTTTTCATTTAGGATTTTTTCTTGGCCTGCTGATTCAGCATAAACTCAAAGTAGTTTTCGAGTTCTTCGGCGGGAAGCTTCCGGGCAATAATCTTTTTGTCTTTGTCCAGTACGTAAATGGTTGGCGTTGCCTGGGCATCAAAGGTTTTCAGGTAATCAGTATAATGGACGGTCTGAGCCGTCTTCGGATCTTTGTGTATATCGATGACGTTCGTGAAATCCTGAATCTTGAACTCCTGGATGAATTTTCGCCATTCCTTCGGGTCACGTCGTAAATCCGTTGCGTAGATCTTCACGCCCCGGTTTTTATACTTCTGATAGAAGGCTTTGAGTTTCGGCATGGAATCCCGGCAGTGTCCGCAGTCATCCGAATAAATGAATACAATGGTATAGTTGGCTTTAAGATCGTGCAGGTTCATGGGTCGACCCAAGGTATCGGTCTGATACATGTTCGGAATGGTTTTTCCAACCAACAGAGGCTTCAGGATGGCAATGCGGTTTTTGAAGTTAGTCACCGTACTGGAATCCCAAAGAGCGGGTTCGCCCACGTAGTACTTTTCGCCCATGTGAACGAAAAAACCATCTACTCCTAATACTTTTGATTGCTCGTACCGACTGGTCATCCAGTAAGCCAAATACCGACGCATTTCCGTTCCTTTGGCCCGGCTCATGATCTTATCAGCATCTTTACTCAGCGAGTCGGGGGACTGATACACCAGATTTTCGAAGAAATTTTCCAGTTTTTGCTGAAGAAAAGGCGTCCGCAGGAGCCGTTCATCACTCAGGTCAATCCCGTCGAAGTAATGATTTTTGTAATAGCGGTACGCAAAGGTAGAATCCGGACGGCCGTTAGGCAGGAGTGGGGCCGGGGGAATTTCCGGTTCGGCTGCAGCTTTGAATAACTGAGCCGTAAACGAGCCCGCGTGTTCGCGAATGAATTTCTTGCGATACTCCGTCAATTCTTTTTGGATCGCTTTGATCTTAGCCGCTGCGGTCGGATCTGACTGAGCCGTTTGCCGCAACTGCTGTAAGGGTTCGATCCGACTTTGCATCTGATGGTTAAAGGCATAGAAAAGTTCATTTTCCATGGACCCTACGACCTTCATCTGCTTGGGCGGATTACCTGCGGCTATACTTTCCTTGTCGGTAATGAGTTCAAAGTCCTGATCGGCATCGACAATTAAATCGAATAGTTTCCACTGCGAAATAGAAATGACGTACAGACCTTCGGGTAGCTTCTGAGAGCCTGTGAATATAACATTGCCCTGAGCATCGGCTTTAGCCGTATCCTGTACGAAAAATTGACCACTGCCGAGGCCCGTATAGTAGGCCAGATAGCAGGTACTATCCCGTAAGCCCTGAATACGAGCCGTAATTTTATAGCCGCTCTGAGCCGATAGGGTATATGCTAGAAAACTAAGTAAAAAGGTAAAACAATAACGAAGCATAGGAGAATACAGATTGTCATTCAAAGGTAAGGTTTCACGTCTAAAGTTGCCGACCTTTGGCAGCCATCTTACAAACGTTTAAGTACACCTATCTATGTTTTTTTTACTTT
Coding sequences within it:
- a CDS encoding redoxin domain-containing protein gives rise to the protein MLRYCFTFLLSFLAYTLSAQSGYKITARIQGLRDSTCYLAYYTGLGSGQFFVQDTAKADAQGNVIFTGSQKLPEGLYVISISQWKLFDLIVDADQDFELITDKESIAAGNPPKQMKVVGSMENELFYAFNHQMQSRIEPLQQLRQTAQSDPTAAAKIKAIQKELTEYRKKFIREHAGSFTAQLFKAAAEPEIPPAPLLPNGRPDSTFAYRYYKNHYFDGIDLSDERLLRTPFLQQKLENFFENLVYQSPDSLSKDADKIMSRAKGTEMRRYLAYWMTSRYEQSKVLGVDGFFVHMGEKYYVGEPALWDSSTVTNFKNRIAILKPLLVGKTIPNMYQTDTLGRPMNLHDLKANYTIVFIYSDDCGHCRDSMPKLKAFYQKYKNRGVKIYATDLRRDPKEWRKFIQEFKIQDFTNVIDIHKDPKTAQTVHYTDYLKTFDAQATPTIYVLDKDKKIIARKLPAEELENYFEFMLNQQAKKKS